One Bosea sp. 685 DNA segment encodes these proteins:
- a CDS encoding amino acid synthesis family protein yields MGLELRKIVTFTEDTFIEGGREAARPLRLFAAAAVLRNPWAGRGFVEDLKPEIHAVAPVLGERLTAEILRMTGGGEAVEGYGKAAIVGTSGEIEHASALIHTLRFGNHFRKAVGAKSYLSFTNTRGGPNCPVVIPLMHKADEGMRSHYLTIQFGILDAPAPDEIVVALGASIGGRPHHRIGDRYQDLKDLGGTDV; encoded by the coding sequence GTGGGCTTGGAACTGCGCAAGATCGTCACCTTCACGGAGGACACTTTCATCGAGGGCGGCCGTGAGGCTGCGCGGCCGCTGCGCCTGTTCGCGGCGGCAGCAGTTCTGCGCAATCCCTGGGCGGGCCGCGGTTTCGTCGAGGATCTGAAGCCCGAGATCCACGCCGTCGCGCCGGTTCTGGGCGAGCGATTGACGGCCGAGATCCTGCGGATGACTGGCGGCGGCGAGGCGGTCGAAGGCTACGGCAAGGCCGCGATCGTCGGCACCTCCGGCGAAATCGAGCACGCTTCGGCGCTGATCCACACGCTCCGCTTCGGCAATCATTTCCGCAAGGCCGTCGGCGCGAAGAGCTATCTGAGCTTCACCAATACGCGCGGCGGGCCGAATTGCCCGGTGGTCATCCCGCTGATGCACAAGGCCGATGAGGGCATGCGCTCGCATTACCTCACGATCCAGTTCGGCATTCTCGACGCGCCCGCTCCCGACGAGATCGTGGTGGCGCTCGGTGCCTCCATCGGCGGACGGCCGCATCATCGCATCGGCGACCGCTACCAGGAT
- a CDS encoding sugar ABC transporter permease has protein sequence MLSQRQLALILIAPGLLLVAALFLYPLGFSLISAFTKPDGSLTLDWFAKAYELYSTDIVFTVVIVLASCGLTALAAIVIAGTLTLGENPWIVGTLKALYRWPLFIPFIVAAQCMRTFLAKNGLMNNTFVSLGLMEPLSAVSYLDWRGIIATFVWKQTPFVALLLAGALASIDRATLEAGRNLGASRVRVLIELALPQVMPTLLVALVLSFVTMLSVLSVPMMVAGSQPTMLTVDMAFRINSYGDYATANALGVITYLISAGAAILYLKRGLSKEAAP, from the coding sequence ATGCTCTCCCAACGCCAACTGGCGCTGATCCTCATCGCGCCCGGCCTTCTCCTGGTCGCTGCGCTGTTTCTCTACCCGCTCGGCTTCTCGCTGATCTCGGCCTTCACCAAGCCGGACGGCTCGCTGACGCTGGACTGGTTCGCCAAGGCCTATGAGCTGTATTCGACCGACATCGTCTTTACGGTGGTGATCGTGCTGGCGTCCTGCGGGCTGACCGCGCTTGCCGCGATCGTCATCGCCGGCACGCTGACATTGGGCGAGAATCCCTGGATCGTCGGCACGCTCAAGGCGCTCTATCGCTGGCCGCTCTTCATCCCCTTCATCGTCGCGGCGCAGTGCATGCGCACCTTCCTCGCCAAGAACGGGCTGATGAACAACACCTTCGTCTCGCTAGGCTTGATGGAGCCGCTGAGCGCCGTGAGCTATCTCGACTGGCGCGGCATCATCGCGACCTTCGTCTGGAAGCAGACCCCTTTCGTCGCGCTGCTGCTCGCCGGCGCGCTTGCCTCGATCGACCGGGCGACGCTGGAGGCCGGCCGCAATCTCGGCGCCTCGCGTGTTCGCGTGCTCATCGAGCTGGCGCTGCCGCAGGTGATGCCGACGCTGCTCGTCGCGCTCGTGCTGTCCTTCGTGACGATGCTCTCGGTGCTCTCCGTGCCGATGATGGTCGCGGGCTCGCAGCCGACCATGCTGACGGTCGACATGGCCTTCCGCATCAACTCCTACGGTGACTACGCCACGGCGAATGCGCTTGGCGTCATCACCTATCTGATCAGCGCAGGCGCCGCGATCCTCTACCTCAAGCGCGGCCTGTCGAAGGAGGCGGCGCCATGA
- a CDS encoding extracellular solute-binding protein, which yields MRFLSIACSLAALMAASPLAAQTLNVATAGDQNMVDYVKDYLGPMFEKSHPGVKVVSVGTGAGDSGSQKIYEKLDAQKSATTTDFDVVVIHQKAAGTMVKEGLLAKYTDKVDTAKLVSSESAKNALGADVSGFVIPMFQSQTALAYNADLLKSPPNTFVELRDWAKKNPKQFGYNGIKGGMSGVAFVAGWVYAFGGDADKLIKGPYDPAVKASWDGALADLKEFNKSVVITPGNAGTLDMLNRGEIAMGPVWVDMFYSWQADGKLPPNMKLKLASPGMPGQPMYYAVPEKTANRKLAEEFIALATSPQVQADGIVKKFNWYPGIDAKNLEGKLDQAAWNKLFTDITPSDLSKNAKAFPIAPYFNDILEGYEKKVSN from the coding sequence ATGCGCTTCCTCTCCATTGCCTGTTCGCTCGCGGCGCTGATGGCGGCATCACCGCTCGCCGCCCAGACCCTGAACGTCGCCACTGCCGGCGACCAGAACATGGTCGACTACGTGAAGGACTATCTCGGGCCGATGTTCGAAAAGTCCCATCCCGGCGTGAAGGTGGTTTCCGTCGGTACCGGCGCCGGCGATTCCGGCTCGCAGAAGATCTATGAGAAGCTCGACGCGCAGAAGAGCGCGACGACGACCGATTTCGATGTCGTCGTCATCCACCAGAAGGCCGCCGGCACGATGGTGAAGGAAGGCCTGCTCGCCAAATACACCGACAAGGTCGACACGGCGAAACTCGTCTCCAGCGAATCCGCGAAGAACGCGCTCGGCGCCGACGTCTCGGGCTTCGTCATCCCGATGTTCCAGTCGCAGACCGCGCTCGCCTATAATGCCGATCTGCTCAAATCCCCGCCGAACACCTTCGTGGAGCTGCGCGACTGGGCCAAGAAGAACCCAAAGCAGTTCGGCTATAACGGCATCAAGGGCGGCATGTCCGGCGTCGCCTTCGTCGCCGGCTGGGTCTACGCCTTCGGCGGCGACGCCGACAAGCTGATCAAGGGCCCCTATGATCCGGCCGTGAAGGCGTCCTGGGACGGCGCTCTCGCCGATCTCAAGGAGTTCAACAAGTCGGTCGTCATCACGCCGGGCAATGCCGGCACGCTCGACATGCTCAACCGCGGCGAGATCGCGATGGGGCCGGTCTGGGTCGACATGTTCTATTCCTGGCAGGCCGACGGCAAGCTGCCGCCGAACATGAAGCTCAAGCTCGCTTCTCCGGGCATGCCGGGACAGCCGATGTATTATGCGGTGCCGGAGAAGACCGCCAACCGCAAGCTCGCCGAGGAGTTCATCGCGCTCGCCACCAGCCCGCAGGTGCAGGCGGACGGCATCGTCAAGAAGTTCAACTGGTATCCGGGCATCGATGCCAAGAACCTCGAGGGCAAGCTCGACCAGGCGGCCTGGAACAAGCTCTTCACCGACATCACCCCGAGCGACCTCTCGAAGAACGCCAAGGCCTTCCCGATCGCGCCCTACTTCAACGACATCCTCGAAGGCTACGAGAAGAAGGTCTCGAACTGA
- a CDS encoding ABC transporter ATP-binding protein, with the protein MPTELQHGPQSGAAIAVRDLHVAYGGTRVLHGVSLDFTPGSFTALLGSSGCGKTTLLRSLSGFVPVESGSIIVGGKDVAALPPEKRGMAMVFQSYALWPHMTVLQNIGYGLKLRGASKAQIATKVAAMLEFLGLAGYESRKVTALSGGQRQRVALGRALAIDPGILLLDEPLSNLDAKIRMTMRHEIRAIQQRLGLTAVHVTHDREEAMTMADRLVIMQAGRIAQVGTPEEVYDHPATAFVANFMGAENVLPLRVERSEQGASLSAGDATAHIAAGPSNTVPAGDAVAYFRDDVARLDASDATSVDDLIVPGLIAARAYPGGVYRYRVEAAGRQITVDDADRHELGTKVGLRIPLQRLHIFPASEAGTIAA; encoded by the coding sequence TTGCCAACGGAATTGCAGCACGGGCCGCAAAGCGGCGCGGCCATCGCCGTGCGCGACCTTCACGTCGCCTATGGCGGCACGCGGGTGCTGCACGGCGTCAGCCTCGATTTCACGCCCGGCAGCTTCACCGCGCTCCTCGGCTCGTCGGGCTGCGGCAAGACCACGCTTTTGCGCTCGCTGAGCGGCTTCGTGCCGGTCGAATCCGGCTCGATCATCGTCGGCGGCAAGGATGTCGCCGCGCTGCCACCGGAGAAGCGCGGCATGGCGATGGTGTTCCAGTCCTATGCGCTATGGCCGCATATGACCGTGCTGCAGAACATCGGCTACGGCTTGAAGCTGCGCGGCGCCTCGAAGGCGCAGATCGCGACCAAGGTCGCCGCCATGCTCGAATTCCTCGGCCTTGCCGGCTATGAGAGCCGCAAGGTCACGGCGCTCTCGGGCGGCCAGCGCCAGCGCGTCGCGCTCGGCCGGGCGCTCGCCATCGATCCGGGCATCCTGCTGCTCGACGAGCCATTATCCAATCTCGACGCCAAGATCCGCATGACGATGCGCCATGAGATCCGGGCGATCCAGCAGCGTCTGGGCCTGACCGCCGTCCATGTCACGCATGATCGCGAGGAGGCCATGACCATGGCCGACCGGCTCGTCATCATGCAGGCGGGCAGGATCGCGCAGGTCGGCACGCCCGAGGAGGTCTATGACCACCCGGCGACCGCCTTCGTCGCCAATTTCATGGGCGCCGAGAACGTCCTGCCGCTGCGCGTCGAGCGCTCCGAGCAGGGCGCATCTCTCAGTGCTGGTGACGCGACTGCCCACATCGCAGCGGGGCCGTCCAACACTGTGCCCGCCGGTGACGCTGTCGCCTATTTTCGCGACGACGTCGCGCGGCTTGACGCCAGCGACGCGACCTCGGTCGACGATCTGATCGTGCCGGGACTGATCGCCGCGCGCGCCTATCCAGGCGGCGTCTATCGCTACCGGGTCGAGGCGGCAGGCCGCCAGATCACGGTCGACGACGCCGACCGCCACGAACTCGGAACCAAAGTTGGCCTGCGCATCCCGCTGCAGCGCCTCCACATCTTCCCGGCATCCGAGGCCGGGACGATCGCCGCCTGA
- a CDS encoding 2'-5' RNA ligase family protein, with amino-acid sequence MTPLIHSIWLLPKTDDETLLTEVVTELSRRFDTPLFAPHLTVKGDTDLPIATLEAAIAEAAGAVASFAEEIAAIETSEAYFRSFYARFAVSAPLAQLKQRLDVQAAEAFIPHVSLLYGPVAPELKAAVADEVGRRLKGRAISFDRLCVVRSGQDIPIADWRVIATARLG; translated from the coding sequence ATGACACCCCTGATCCACTCCATCTGGCTGCTGCCGAAAACCGATGACGAGACGCTGCTGACGGAGGTGGTTACGGAGCTGTCGCGCCGCTTCGACACACCGCTCTTCGCGCCGCATCTGACGGTGAAGGGCGACACCGACCTGCCCATAGCAACGCTCGAAGCCGCGATCGCGGAAGCGGCCGGCGCGGTTGCGAGCTTTGCGGAAGAGATCGCCGCGATCGAGACGAGCGAAGCCTATTTCCGCTCGTTCTATGCGCGCTTCGCGGTCAGCGCACCGCTGGCGCAGCTGAAACAGCGATTGGACGTGCAGGCGGCAGAGGCCTTCATACCGCATGTCTCGCTGCTCTACGGCCCGGTCGCGCCAGAGCTGAAGGCCGCAGTGGCAGATGAGGTCGGGCGGAGGCTGAAAGGGCGAGCCATCAGCTTCGACCGGCTCTGCGTGGTGCGTTCGGGCCAGGATATCCCGATCGCCGATTGGCGCGTGATCGCGACCGCGCGGCTGGGCTGA
- a CDS encoding ABC transporter ATP-binding protein, with translation MRYGAVTAVDDVSFAIEAGKLVTLLGPSGCGKTTTLRMIAGLEIASAGQILIGGKDVTRLSAADRDVSMVFQSYALFPHMSVLENAAYGPTVKGLGKDVAREMALSKLALVGLKGFENRYPSELSGGQQQRVAVARALVLEPQVLLFDEPLSNLDAKLRRRVREEIRELQQSLNLTVAYVTHDQEEALAVSDRIIVMSNSRIAQEGAPRELYEEPANAFVADFIGDANLIDVTIRSVAAGRADVAIGSASVSLPARGLGPGPARIAVRPESLILSEATGEGLPGTIRKCTYLGNHLDIIVQTEAADLFVVQYGARPMLAEGAPVKLSFANSGVTLIPPG, from the coding sequence ATGCGCTATGGCGCGGTGACGGCCGTCGACGATGTCAGCTTCGCCATCGAGGCCGGCAAGCTCGTCACCCTGCTCGGCCCCTCCGGCTGCGGCAAGACCACGACGCTACGCATGATCGCCGGGCTCGAGATCGCCAGCGCCGGTCAGATCCTGATCGGCGGCAAGGATGTGACGCGGCTTTCGGCCGCCGATCGCGACGTCAGCATGGTGTTCCAATCCTATGCGCTGTTTCCGCATATGAGCGTGCTGGAGAATGCCGCCTATGGCCCGACCGTGAAGGGGCTGGGCAAGGATGTGGCACGCGAGATGGCGCTGTCGAAGCTTGCACTTGTCGGCCTGAAAGGTTTCGAGAACCGCTATCCGTCCGAGCTCTCCGGCGGGCAGCAGCAGCGCGTCGCGGTGGCGCGCGCATTGGTGCTGGAGCCGCAGGTGCTGCTCTTCGACGAGCCGCTCTCCAATCTCGACGCGAAACTGCGCCGCCGGGTCCGCGAGGAGATCCGCGAATTGCAGCAGAGTCTCAACCTGACGGTCGCCTATGTCACCCATGATCAGGAGGAGGCGCTTGCCGTTTCCGACCGCATCATCGTGATGTCGAATTCGCGCATCGCGCAGGAAGGCGCGCCGCGCGAACTCTATGAGGAGCCGGCCAATGCCTTCGTCGCCGATTTCATCGGCGACGCCAATCTGATCGACGTGACGATCCGCTCCGTCGCGGCGGGGCGCGCCGATGTCGCGATCGGCTCGGCCAGCGTCTCCTTGCCGGCGCGTGGGCTTGGGCCGGGGCCGGCCCGGATCGCGGTACGGCCGGAGAGCCTGATCCTGTCGGAGGCGACGGGCGAGGGGCTGCCCGGCACGATCCGCAAATGCACCTATCTCGGCAACCACCTCGACATCATCGTCCAGACCGAGGCCGCCGATCTCTTCGTGGTGCAGTACGGCGCCCGCCCGATGCTGGCCGAGGGCGCGCCGGTGAAGCTCAGCTTCGCGAATTCGGGCGTGACGCTGATCCCGCCGGGCTGA
- a CDS encoding iron ABC transporter permease: MRRATQLVLLIGWLGYAALPWYLPEGMSLVQFGWLSGYPLGKAGSALALALSGEAPWLLPIGAALLVATAFCRGADSGKVARVLVVAGAAGLAVFFLQGFGIVLKGSAAGWATALFGADVAQGGMGGGAFLTVLSLLLLTCHGLAYRGYCRGDLFTTSAIGIVVLLIGLFIFWPVMVILKSALVDQNGHVALSAFSDRFFSATIWGLGCVSGGTSCGVAWNTLILAVLTGVITTLLGLACALLLQRTAMPGKRLMRALTVLPIITPPFVIGLALILLFGRSGFFTGIMADWFGIPRSRWIYGLPGVLLAQVLAFAPIAFLVLIGVVQGISPSLEEASQTLGAGRWQTFSTVTWPLLRPGIANAFLLGFVESMADFGNPLVLGGNFEVLSTKIFFAVVGAAYNQGQAAVLAMVLLAFTLGAFWLQQGWLGGKSYTTVTGKGDAGLPTPLPRRVTWLAGLAVAPWVALTLVIYLVILVGGFVKTMGRDYTPTLEHYRTGFAIDFSRGIFFEGAAWNSFFTTLKVAAISAPLTALIGLLTAYLLTRQKFSGRGTLEFATMLSFAIPGTVLGVAYILAFNVPPIEITGTGLILIIAFVFRNMPVGVRSGIAGLSQIDKSLDEASTTLRARSFTTLWRVVLPLLRPALVAALVYSFVRSMTAVSAVIFLVSAEYNLATAYIVGRVEAGEFGLAIAYSSVLIVVMAAGIGLIQLGVGERKLGRRKVGRHKVVALSGSVSDPISQGAAS; encoded by the coding sequence ATGCGCCGCGCCACGCAACTCGTGCTCCTGATCGGCTGGCTCGGCTATGCCGCGCTGCCCTGGTATCTGCCCGAGGGCATGAGCCTGGTGCAGTTCGGCTGGCTCTCCGGCTATCCGCTCGGCAAGGCGGGCAGCGCGCTCGCGCTCGCTTTGTCCGGGGAAGCGCCCTGGCTGCTGCCGATCGGGGCGGCCCTCCTGGTGGCAACGGCGTTCTGCCGCGGCGCTGATTCCGGCAAGGTGGCGCGTGTCCTCGTCGTGGCCGGCGCTGCGGGGCTAGCGGTGTTCTTCCTGCAGGGCTTCGGCATTGTCCTCAAGGGCTCGGCCGCCGGCTGGGCCACGGCATTGTTCGGCGCGGACGTCGCGCAGGGCGGCATGGGCGGCGGCGCCTTCCTGACGGTGCTCTCGCTGCTGCTCCTGACCTGCCATGGCCTGGCCTATCGCGGCTATTGCCGGGGCGACCTGTTCACCACCTCGGCCATCGGCATCGTCGTCTTGCTGATCGGGCTGTTCATCTTCTGGCCCGTCATGGTCATCCTGAAGAGCGCGCTGGTCGATCAGAACGGCCATGTCGCGCTCTCGGCCTTCTCCGACAGGTTCTTCAGCGCCACGATCTGGGGGCTCGGCTGCGTCTCCGGCGGCACCAGTTGCGGCGTTGCCTGGAACACGCTGATCCTGGCCGTGCTGACCGGGGTGATCACGACCCTGCTCGGTCTTGCCTGCGCGCTGCTGCTCCAGCGCACGGCGATGCCCGGCAAGCGCCTGATGCGGGCGCTGACGGTGCTGCCGATCATCACGCCGCCCTTCGTGATCGGGCTCGCGCTGATCCTGCTCTTCGGCCGTTCCGGCTTCTTCACCGGGATCATGGCGGACTGGTTCGGGATTCCGCGCTCGCGTTGGATCTACGGTTTGCCCGGCGTGCTGCTGGCGCAGGTTCTCGCCTTCGCGCCGATCGCCTTCCTCGTCCTGATCGGCGTGGTCCAGGGCATCAGCCCGAGCCTGGAGGAGGCGTCGCAGACATTGGGGGCCGGCCGCTGGCAGACCTTCTCGACTGTGACCTGGCCATTGCTGCGACCCGGCATCGCCAACGCTTTCCTGCTCGGCTTTGTCGAGAGCATGGCCGATTTCGGCAATCCGCTGGTGCTTGGCGGCAATTTCGAGGTGCTCTCGACCAAGATCTTCTTTGCTGTCGTCGGCGCGGCCTATAATCAGGGCCAGGCGGCGGTGCTCGCCATGGTGCTGCTTGCCTTCACGCTCGGCGCCTTCTGGCTGCAGCAGGGCTGGCTCGGCGGCAAATCCTACACGACCGTGACGGGCAAGGGCGATGCCGGCCTGCCGACGCCGTTGCCGCGCCGGGTGACCTGGCTTGCGGGGCTGGCCGTCGCGCCCTGGGTGGCGCTCACGCTGGTGATCTATCTCGTCATCCTCGTTGGCGGCTTCGTCAAGACGATGGGCCGCGACTACACGCCGACGCTGGAGCATTACCGCACCGGCTTCGCGATCGATTTCAGTCGCGGGATCTTCTTCGAGGGCGCGGCCTGGAACTCCTTCTTCACGACGCTGAAGGTCGCGGCGATCTCGGCGCCGCTGACGGCGCTGATCGGCCTGCTCACCGCCTATCTGCTGACGCGGCAGAAATTCAGCGGGCGCGGCACCCTGGAATTCGCGACGATGCTCTCCTTCGCCATTCCCGGCACGGTGCTCGGCGTCGCCTATATCCTGGCCTTCAACGTGCCGCCGATCGAGATCACCGGCACCGGGCTGATCCTGATCATCGCCTTTGTCTTCCGCAACATGCCGGTCGGCGTGCGCTCGGGCATCGCGGGCCTGTCGCAGATCGACAAGAGCCTGGACGAGGCCTCGACGACGCTGCGCGCCCGCAGCTTCACCACGCTCTGGCGCGTCGTGCTGCCGCTGCTTCGCCCGGCGCTGGTTGCGGCGCTGGTCTACAGCTTCGTACGCAGCATGACCGCCGTCAGCGCGGTGATCTTCCTGGTCTCGGCCGAGTACAACCTTGCCACCGCCTATATCGTCGGCCGGGTCGAGGCCGGTGAGTTTGGCCTCGCCATCGCCTATTCCTCGGTGCTGATCGTGGTCATGGCCGCCGGCATCGGGCTGATCCAGCTCGGCGTCGGCGAACGCAAGCTCGGCCGGCGCAAAGTCGGCCGGCACAAGGTCGTCGCACTCTCCGGCTCGGTCTCCGATCCCATCAGTCAAGGAGCAGCAAGTTGA
- a CDS encoding ABC transporter substrate-binding protein, producing MKTQSWLAAGVFAAVAAASPLATSPAKAQGALVMYCGVQEEWCRAMSTAFEKETGIKVAMTRKSAGEIYAQLKAESANPRGDIWWGGTGDPHLQAAEEGLTQEYESPANKDLNDWAISQWKAAKQRSIGVYAGALGFGFNTQQIKSKGMAEPKCWADLLDPKLKDDVQVADPNSSGTAYNLLATVVQLMGEDKAFAYLKALHKNINQYTKSGAAPAKATSLGETAVGIVFIHDAVVFAVQGDPIKPVAPCEGTGYEIGSMSIVKGARNLDNAKKFYDWALTPAAQGLAGPAKSYQVPSNKNAPVPPQSPKMSEMKLIDYDFVKYGSSAERTRLLAKWDREVKALPK from the coding sequence ATGAAGACCCAATCCTGGCTTGCCGCCGGAGTGTTCGCCGCTGTTGCCGCCGCTTCGCCATTGGCAACCTCTCCAGCGAAGGCGCAAGGCGCGCTGGTGATGTATTGCGGCGTGCAGGAGGAGTGGTGCCGCGCCATGTCGACCGCCTTCGAGAAGGAGACCGGCATCAAGGTTGCGATGACGCGCAAATCGGCGGGCGAGATCTATGCCCAGCTCAAGGCGGAATCGGCCAATCCGCGTGGCGATATCTGGTGGGGTGGCACTGGCGATCCGCATCTCCAGGCGGCCGAGGAGGGGCTGACGCAGGAATATGAGTCGCCCGCCAACAAGGACCTGAACGACTGGGCGATCTCGCAATGGAAGGCCGCCAAGCAGCGCTCGATCGGCGTCTATGCCGGTGCGCTCGGCTTCGGCTTCAACACCCAGCAGATCAAGTCCAAGGGCATGGCCGAGCCGAAATGCTGGGCCGATCTGCTCGACCCCAAGCTCAAGGACGACGTCCAGGTCGCCGACCCCAACTCGTCGGGCACCGCCTATAACCTGCTCGCGACGGTGGTGCAGCTGATGGGCGAGGACAAGGCCTTCGCCTATCTCAAGGCCCTGCACAAGAACATCAATCAGTACACCAAATCGGGCGCCGCGCCGGCCAAGGCGACGAGCCTGGGCGAGACCGCCGTCGGCATCGTCTTCATCCACGACGCCGTCGTCTTCGCGGTGCAGGGCGATCCGATCAAGCCGGTCGCGCCCTGCGAGGGCACGGGCTACGAGATCGGCTCGATGTCGATCGTCAAGGGCGCGCGCAATCTCGACAACGCCAAGAAGTTCTACGACTGGGCGCTGACGCCCGCCGCGCAGGGGCTCGCCGGACCGGCGAAATCCTATCAGGTGCCGTCGAACAAGAATGCGCCGGTGCCGCCGCAATCGCCGAAGATGTCGGAGATGAAGCTGATCGACTACGACTTCGTCAAATACGGCTCCTCGGCCGAGCGCACGCGATTGCTCGCCAAATGGGACCGCGAGGTCAAGGCGCTGCCGAAGTAG
- a CDS encoding inositol monophosphatase: protein MSPAELDLRQYAVLGLVTEASRMALDYFRKRDSLGVTMKGAQDWLTVADGAVEDFLRQRLGVLFPSDAVIGEEGGGENSDAVWIIDPIDGTSNFARGDRNWCISIGFLRQGVPEIGIIAAPALDEVYLGRRGRGATMNGQPIRVSGASDITRAYIEMGWSTRIPAADYLAMIGRGLAAGASVKRSGSGALGLCHVANGRTEAYVELHINAWDVAAGVVIAGEAGAVLNDFFSGDAIAKGNPILCSTPALADALREITGIS from the coding sequence ATGTCGCCGGCCGAACTCGACCTTCGCCAATATGCCGTGCTCGGCCTCGTCACCGAGGCGAGCCGGATGGCGCTCGACTATTTCCGCAAGCGCGACAGCCTCGGCGTCACCATGAAGGGCGCGCAGGACTGGCTCACCGTCGCCGATGGCGCGGTCGAGGATTTTCTGCGCCAGCGCCTCGGCGTGCTGTTCCCGTCGGATGCCGTCATCGGCGAAGAGGGCGGCGGCGAGAATTCCGACGCAGTCTGGATCATCGACCCGATCGACGGCACCTCGAATTTCGCACGTGGCGACCGCAACTGGTGCATCTCGATCGGCTTCCTGCGCCAAGGCGTACCGGAGATCGGCATCATCGCGGCTCCGGCGCTGGACGAGGTCTATCTCGGCCGGCGCGGACGCGGCGCGACCATGAACGGCCAGCCGATCCGGGTTTCGGGGGCGAGTGACATCACGCGAGCCTATATCGAGATGGGCTGGTCGACGCGCATTCCCGCGGCCGATTATCTCGCCATGATCGGGCGCGGCCTGGCGGCCGGCGCATCGGTCAAGCGCTCCGGCTCCGGCGCGCTCGGGCTTTGCCATGTCGCGAATGGCCGCACCGAGGCCTATGTCGAATTGCACATCAATGCCTGGGACGTTGCCGCGGGTGTCGTCATCGCGGGCGAAGCCGGTGCCGTGCTCAATGATTTCTTCTCGGGGGACGCCATCGCCAAAGGCAACCCGATCCTGTGCAGCACGCCGGCGCTGGCCGACGCGCTGAGGGAGATCACGGGAATCTCTTAG
- the iolG gene encoding inositol 2-dehydrogenase has translation MTTMRFGLLGAGRIGRIHGLNVAARADAALVAVADASNEAASALAAVTGAHVAGIDAILADASIDAILICTPTDTHADLIEAAVSAGKAVFCEKPVDLDAQRIRRCLKVVAQTGKPLMIGFNRRFDPSFAALERRLRAGEAGAIEIVSVISRDPSPPPVEYVSRSGGLFRDMMIHDFDMARFLLAEEPVEVFALGSALVDPAIGQAGDVDTAAVLMKTASGRIAQISNSRRATYGYDQRIEVHGSKGMLRAGNIHETTVESATVAGFRADPVQNFFLERYAAAYRAELEAFIAACRGGTAARPSGLDGLKAQILADAATESARTGKPVTVALEAN, from the coding sequence ATGACGACAATGCGATTTGGATTGCTGGGCGCCGGGCGGATCGGCCGCATTCACGGGCTGAACGTCGCCGCGCGGGCCGATGCCGCGTTGGTCGCGGTCGCCGATGCCTCGAACGAGGCGGCCTCCGCGCTGGCGGCGGTGACGGGCGCGCATGTTGCCGGCATCGACGCCATTTTGGCCGATGCCAGCATCGACGCCATTCTGATCTGCACGCCGACCGACACCCATGCCGATCTCATCGAAGCGGCCGTCTCGGCCGGCAAGGCGGTATTCTGCGAGAAGCCGGTCGATCTCGATGCGCAGCGCATCCGCCGCTGCCTGAAGGTCGTCGCTCAGACCGGCAAGCCCTTGATGATCGGCTTCAACCGCCGCTTCGACCCCAGCTTCGCAGCGCTCGAACGCCGCCTGCGCGCAGGCGAGGCCGGCGCGATCGAGATCGTCAGCGTGATCTCGCGCGATCCCTCGCCGCCGCCGGTCGAGTATGTCTCTCGTTCGGGCGGGCTGTTCCGCGACATGATGATCCATGATTTCGACATGGCCCGCTTCCTCCTGGCCGAGGAGCCGGTCGAGGTTTTCGCGCTGGGCTCGGCGCTGGTCGATCCGGCGATCGGACAGGCCGGCGACGTCGACACCGCTGCCGTGCTGATGAAGACCGCCTCGGGGCGGATCGCGCAGATCTCGAATTCTCGGCGCGCCACCTATGGCTATGATCAGCGCATCGAGGTGCATGGCTCCAAGGGCATGCTGCGCGCCGGCAATATCCACGAGACCACGGTCGAGAGTGCGACCGTTGCCGGCTTCCGTGCCGACCCGGTGCAGAACTTCTTCCTCGAGCGCTATGCTGCCGCCTATCGCGCCGAGCTCGAGGCCTTCATCGCTGCCTGCCGGGGCGGAACGGCGGCAAGGCCGTCGGGTCTCGACGGCCTCAAGGCGCAGATCCTGGCCGATGCCGCCACGGAGTCGGCGCGCACGGGCAAGCCTGTCACTGTCGCGCTGGAGGCGAATTGA